A segment of the Hallerella succinigenes genome:
AAGATGTCGTGAATGGAGCTGTCGCCTTCGACAAAGTGAACCGGCTTGTTCAAGCCCATCTGGACAGGACCGATGTTTTCGGTCACACCCATTTCGAGGAGCATGTGGCAAGTGGTGCTTGCTGCGCTGAGGCTCGGGAAGATGAGCGTGTTGACGGTCTTGCCGAAGAGCTTCGTGAACGGATACTTGCGATCGCGGTGCTTGTCGTCGATAGCGAGGTTAACCTGCATTTCGCCATCCACAACGAATTCCGGATACTGTTCGTGGAGCTTCTTCACAGCCTGACGGACGGTTTCTGCACAACCCGTCGTCTTCGGATCGCTTCCGAAGTTCGAGTAGGAGAGCATTGCCATCACCGGGTCGAATGCGAAGAACTTCACGGCGTCGTGCGTGAGCTTTGCAATATCGACGAGCGTGTCCGCATTTGCGTCGGAGTTCACGAGTGTGTCTGCGAGGAAGTAAACGCCCTTTTTCGTACTCACGATGTGGAGTGCGCCGAAGTGGTTGTAATCCTTGCGAATGCCGATGACCTTCTTGGCGGTTTCGATGGAATCTGCCATGTTGCTGTGGTTACCGACGAGAACTGCGTCTGCGGCGCCGGTCTTGAGGAGCATCATACCGAAGCGGTCTCGACGGAACATTTCGTCGTAAGCCTGCGGAAGCGTGACGCCCTTGCGACCGTTTTCTTCGCAGTAGATCTGAGCGAACTTGTGGCGACGGTCGTTTTCTTCTGCAGAACGTGGGTTGATGATCGTGATGCCGTCCATGGAGAGGGATTCTTGTTCGAATAAATCCTTGATGACTTCTGCGTTACCGAGAAGGATCGGCTTTGCAACGCCTTCCGTGAGAGTCTGGACTGCAGCCTTGATCGACTTGATGTTTTCGCCGTCGGTGAAGACGAGACGCTTCGGAGCGGACTTTGCCATGTCCGTAAAGCCACGCATGAGCTTGTTGTCGTAACCCATCATATCGCGGAGCTTGTCGTAGTAAGCGTTCCAGTCGGTGATCGGCTTGTGAGCGACGCCGCTTTCAACAGCAGCCTTAGCGACAGCGATGGAAACATCGGTGAGAAGGCGCGGGTCGAGCGGCTTTGGAATGAGATAGTTTCTGCCGTAGGAGAAGCGTTCGGAGTTGTAAGCGATGTTCACGACTTCCGGAACCGGCTTGCGGGCGAGTTCAGCGATAGCGCGAACAGCAGCGTGCTTCATGTGTTCGTTGATTTCCGTTGCGCGGACGTCGAGAGCACCTCGGAAGATGTACGGGAAACCGATCACGTTGTTCACCTGGTTCGGATAGTCGGAACGGCCCGTTGCAAAGATGATGTCTTCGCGAGAAGAAATGGCGACATCGTAAGAGACTTCCGGAACCGGGTTGGCGAGTGCAAACACGATCGGGTTCTTCGCCATGGACTGAAGCATTTCCTTCGTGAGGATGTTCGGCTTGGAAAGACCGAGGAAGAGGTCTGCGCCCTTCATCGCTTCTTCGAGCGTGTGGATATCGCGATCCGTTGCGTAGACAGCCTTTTGCGGGGTGAGCTTTTCGCGGTCTTTGCGGATCACACCCTTAGAGTCGAGCATGACGATGTTTTCGCGCTTGATGCCGAGGGAAACGTAAAGGTTGGTGCAAGCGATAGCAGCTGCGCCAGCGCCGTTTACGACAGCGTGGATTTCGTCGATTTTCTTTCCGGCGACGTCGAGAGCGTTGATAAGAGCTGCGCTACTGATGATAGCTGTGCCGTGCTGGTCATCGTGCATGACCGGGATGTTGAGTTCCTTCTTCAAGGTTTCTTCGATTTCGAAGCATTCCGGAGCCTTGATGTCTTCCAGGTTGATGCCGCCGAAAGTCGGAGCGATGCCCTTCACGATATCGCAGAATTTTTTGGGGTCCTTTTCGTTGACTTCAATGTCGAACACATCTACGCCAGCGTAAATCTTGAACAGGAGGCCTTTTCCTTCCATCACCGGTTTACCGGCGACTGCACCGATGTCACCGAGGCCGAGAACGGCGGTACCGTTAGAAATCACAGCAACGAGATTGCCTTTTGCGGTGTAATCGTAGGCTTTGTTGTTATCCTTTTCAATTTCACGGCATGGTTCGGCGACACCTGGCGTATAAGCAAGGCCGAGGTCCGTCTGCGTACTGTGCGGCTTGGTCGGGATGACTTCAATCTTACCCGGTTTGCCATTAGCGTGGTAGGCGAGTGCTTGTTCTTTAAGATTGGACATGAGTGAACCTCTTGTTGTTCCAGCGATAAATGCTCATATTGAACGCACAAAATATAGCAAAACGCATTTGCAAATTGAAGTGCGATGTATAAAAAAGGGTACGCAAGTTAGCCAAGGCTTAACTTGCGTAAATTCCGGTCTCGAAAGGAAACTTTCTAGGCGTTTAAGGCGGAAACCAGCTCCGGAAGAGCCGTTTCGAACTTGACTCCGTACCAGTGATTCGGGTCGTCGATCGTGTTTTCGATACATTTGACGGTGAATTCCGCAGCGATCTTTGCCGATTCAAAAGGCGTTTTGCCGCGGAGAAGCGCCCCGACAAAGGTCGATGCAAAAACATCGCCCGTCCCGTGACTTCCTTTGGAGATCTTTCGGTGCGCATAGTAAGAGACTTTTCCGTCCGTAAAAACGGAAACGCCTGTTGTTTCGTCTGTGTAGCTGACGCCTGTCAAAACAACGGTCTTTGCGCCGAGCCTTACCAGGTCTTCGGAAAGTTTTTGGATATAGGCTTCGTCATAGGTTTTGCGGTATTCGTTGCCCGTGAGCATCGCCGCTTCGGTAATGTTTGGCAGGGCATAGTCCGCATCGCTAATCAAAACCTTCATCGCTTCCACAATGGAGTTGTCGAATCCGACATAAAGCTTTCCGTTGTCCGCCATGGCTGGGTCGATGATGTTCACACTGTCCGGTTTTCTCACCGAGTGCAACACATCGCACACGTAAGCAATCTGTTTCGGAGTTCCCAAATAGCCCGTATAAAAGGCGTCGAATTGGATGCTTTCCCGTTTCCAATGTTCCAAAATCTTTGGAATGTCATCTGTAAGATCGCGGAAGGTAAAACCCTGAAAGCCGCCCGTGTGCGTCGAAAGGACTGCCGAAGGTAACACGGACGTTTCAATTCCGCAAGCAGAAATGATCGGCAAAGCGACCGTCAATGAACATTGTCCGACGCAAGAAACGTCCTGGATTGTCAATATACGCTTGTAGGGATACTTCATAAGCGCAAATATAAAAAAATAAGTCGCACTCCGAGCTTGTTTGGGCAGCAAAGTGCGACTTAGAACTCGTTTCGCCTAGAGGCGATTCTTTGAGATGATGCTTTGCTATAGGGGAATGCTGTAACCGATGAGTAGCGTGTTGTTGGCTTTTTTTGCAAAATGAGTACTTTGTACGAAATACATAGGCTTTTCTAACCTTGCGAGCCTTGGATAGCTTATGTATCTTTATACCATGGTTATAGGGAATCTAAAAAAGTTGTCGATGGGGATTGTGTCTCTTTTTGCCTTGGCGGCTTTTGCAGGGGGTGGATTGTGTGCCTGCAATTCCAATGTCCAGGATGCGGAAGCGAAAGCGGTTGTGAACTCGATCGAATTCGCGGAAACAGACCCGCTCTTGGGAGAACCTTTCAAAGTTTATCCGCTTCAGGGAAAGTATCGGGCGACCTTGATCCAGTATCCGTCGGATTCCTCGCGGACTTACAAAGGCATTGTCTTGTATGTTCACGGTTATAACGATTATTACTTCAACCGGGAACTTGCCCAGAAGGCCGATTCGGCAGGCTATGGCTTCTTTGCAATCGATCTGCATTTTTACGGACGTTCCCTGCGCAGCGACGACGAACCGTTCCGCGCTCGCGAAATTCAGGAATATTTCCCGGAAATCGATTCGGCTTTGGTGATGGCGCAAAGGCTTTCCCGTACGCTAATGACATCTTCGGATCCCTCGAAGACTTTGTTGCCTGAATATTTGATCGGCCACAGCACGGGCGGTTTGATTGTGTCTCTTTATGCGGATTCGCGTCGCCACGGTCAGGATTTCGCTGCCATCGTTTTGAACAGCCCGTTCCTCGAAATGAACCTACAGTGGTTTGCTCGGAATGTTTTGGTGCCGGTCGCTTCGGCTATAGGTTCGATGATTCCGGATTTCCCGGTGAATGATCTTCCAAATCCGAATTACAGCTACAGCCTGCGCAAAGGCTATCGTGGCGAATGGGAATACGATACGCGCTTAAAGCCGCCTGTGAGTCCCATGAAGGATCTCGGTTGGATCCGTGCAATTCACAGGGCACATACCCAAGTTCAAAAAGGCTTGAACTTAGAAACGCCGATTCTTTTGATGCACAGCGATTGCAGCACTCGGGATAAGGACTGGACCGAAGAATATATGCATTGCGACGGTGTTTTAGATGTCGACAATATGAAAAAGTACGGTCGTCAGCTTGGGCCGCGTGTAACGTTGGACGAAATCCAAGGCGGTCTCCATGACCTTTATCTGTCTGCCAAAGAAGCCCGTGAAAAGGCTTACCGCAAAACCTTTGAATTCTTCGACAAACATTCGTCTCTCTAAAAAATCAACAAAAATTCAAAAAAGGCCCAGCCAACCGGCTGGGCTTTTTGCTTTAAACTGCAATGATTAATTCCCCGGCGGCGTGGTCTGCGCAAGGCAAACCTGATTTTTGCCAAGGGCTTCTGCCTGCTGCATCGCCTGTTCGGCAGCGGAAACAAGTTCGGAAGCGCTCTTCGCATTATCCGGATAAATGGCAACGCCGAGGCTCAGCGTCGTCTGCAGAATCAGATTTCCATAGGCGACCTGGAGGTTCTCGATTTCGTGGCGGATCTTTTCGGCGCGTTGCTGGGTGCGAACCTTATCGGCGCCCGGGAGCAAAACGCAGAGCGTGTTGTCCGCGTAACGGCTAGGAATGTCTTCGGTGCGGATGTAGCGGGGAAGGCGCTGAGCAAGTTCCCAGAGCATCTGTTCTGCGGCGTGGGCGCCGTGGGAAGTCTTGAGCGTTTCCAGATTGTCCGAAGAAATCATGATCATGCCGATCGGAGTCCCGTGACGGCGGGCTTCGCTTACGGCGCGGGTTAGGGCTTCTTCCATGTAACGCTTGTTCACAAGGCCGGTGAGCTGATCGCGCAGGCTCTGACTATTGAAACGGAGCTGCAAATTTTGGTTTGCGACGAAAAGGCCGAATGCGGTGGCGACCATTGAAATTTTGGTTTTCCAAGTGTCGGTCGTTTCCCCTTGCGGAAGCGTGTCCACTTGAAGGGTGAGAACGCCAAAATGTTCTTCGAGACCTTCGATCGGAGCGCAGAAGGAATATCCCTGCGGACGGTGGTGCAGGTGGATGCAACCGCTGACGTGTTGCGGATCGGAGTAGTCGGCGACGACAATCTTTGCGCTGTCGTAGCTTGCGCATTCGGAGCGTGAGATGACCGGGTCGCTGATTATGTTCGGACCGAATGCAAAAATCTGATGCAGTTCGGACTGATTGTTGCTGTACATGTAAAGCACGCCTGATGCGTTCTTGAAAATCTTCGGGAGAAGATCGTTCAGCATGCGGACCACTTCGGGGAACGGACGGTTGTGCAGAAGTTCGTGGGTGAAGTCGATCCAGCTTTCATCGGGAAAATCCGGTGCGACGATCTGCGGCTTGGCGGCTTGTGCGTGGATTTCGGTTTCGTCTTCTTCCTTTCTGTAGGCAGGGAGGCTTGAATCTGCCATCTGTTCCTTGCCTCCGACGACGGGGACGAACTGCGTTTCGGGAACTTTTTTCGCAAGAACGTCGAAAGGGTCTTCCTTGGAACGGTTGCTTAATTTATACGTAATTGTGTTAAAGAGTGCGGTGACGACTGCTCCCCAAATACCCAAGAACAAATAACGGAGAGACGGGGAAAGGGAATCTGCAGGTAAAACATAAACGAAAATAACGCCTGCAAAGAAAAAGATCAGCCAAAGAATATAGAGTTTCCATTTCATACCATAAATCTAATATTCGGTTAACATCCTGTGTGACGCATCTCGCCGTTTTTTTAGGCTTCATGGCCATGAAAAGACCTGAAAATGGAAGAGATTTCAAAACGACATTTTTGAAATACGCATCACAAGTTTGTGGTTTGCCATGACGAATTTGTGATTTTTTGAAAGAGGGATTTTGGAGAGAGAACTAGCTCCCACTAGGACTTGCGGTCCCGCGTTTTTGTATGAAAAAAGATAAAATTTTTCCCTTTTCCGGTAAGGGTTCTTTTTCTAAAATTTTCACGATTTAGCCCCAAGCGAAGGTACTATGCCAAAACGTGAAGATCTCAAAAAAATCATGCTCATCGGTTCCGGCCCGATCGTCATCGGTCAGGCTTGCGAATTCGACTACTCCGGTGTTCAAGCGTGCAAATCGCTGAAAGCCGAAGGCTACGAAGTCGTCCTGGTCAATTCGAACCCGGCGACCATCATGACGGACCCGGATTTTGCCGACCGTACTTACATTGAACCGCTTACCGCCCAGGCGCTGACGGAAATCATCCGTCGCGAACGTCCGGATGCGCTTCTTCCGACTCTTGGCGGCCAGACCGCTTTGAACCTTGCGATGAAGCTTCACAAGAAAGGCATTCTTTCCCGTTACAACGTGGAAATGATCGGTGCTCGTCCGGATGTCATCAACAAAGCAGAAGATCGCGAACTCTTTAAGGAGGCGATGGAACGCATCGGACTGGACATGCCAAGAAGCATTTCGGCAAATACGCTCGAAGAAGCGATTGCCGCTCGAAATTCTCTTGACTGTTGGCCCGTGGTGATTCGCCCGGGTTTTACTTTAGGTGGAACCGGTGGCGGTATCGCTCACAACGAAGAAGAATTTGAAACCATCGTTCAGCGCGGCCTTTATTACAGCCCGACTTCCGAAGTCCTTATCGAAGAATCGATCGAAGGTTGGAAGGAATTTGAACTGGAAGTGATGCGCGACCACAAGGATAACTGCGTGATCGTCTGCTCCATTGAAAACCTGGACCCGATGGGTGTTCACACGGGCGACTCGATTACGGTTGCTCCCGCTTTGACGCTTACCGACCGCGAATATCAAAAGCTGCGTGACGCATCGATTTCCGTGATGCGTGAAATAGGCATTGATACCGGTGGATCCAATGTGCAGTTCGCCTTGAATCCGAAAAACGGCCGTATCGTGGTCATTGAAATGAACCCACGTGTTTCCCGTTCTTCGGCTCTGGCTTCCAAGGCGACGGGCTTCCCGATTGCAAAGTTTGCAGCGAAGCTCGCCGTGGGGTATACTCTCGATGAAATTTTGAACGATATCACCAAGGTGACGCCGGCTTGCTTTGAACCTTCGATCGACTACATCGTCACCAAGGTTCCGCGCTTCGCCTTCGAAAAGTTCAACGGTGCCGATACGACTCTCGGTACTCAGATGAAGTCCGTTGGCGAAGTGATGGCGATTGGCCGCACGTTCAAGCAGTCCTTCCAAAAGGCGATGCGCTCCCTCGAAACGGGCCGCGCAGGCTATGGCGCAGACGGCAAGGACGCTCACTTCGAAGAAGTTTCCGATGAAGTCCTCGCACAGGAACTCAAGCGTCCTTCGACGAACCGCATCTTCTTTGTCCGCGCCGCTTTCCGTCGCGGTTGGAGCGTCGACAAGATCCACGAAATCAACAAGATTGACAAGTGGTTCCTCCGCGAACTCGAAGAAATCGCGATGTTCGAAGATGAGATCCGTTCTGCGAAGACTCTTGAAGAGCTTGCAAAGGATCCGGCTCTTTTCCTTCAGGCGAAGGAACTCGGATTCTCGGATCGTCAGATCGCATGGATTCTCGGTTCGAAAGAACTCGAAGTCCGTAAAGCCCGCGAAAAGATCGGCGTCGTGCCGAGCTTTGCCCAGGTCGATACCTGCGCTGCGGAATTCCAGTCTTACACACCGTACCTTTATTCGACTTACCGTCATGGCGACAACCGTTTCGAAAATCCGACGGAAGGTCAGCTGGGCGACGGTACCGGTCTCCGTCCGGGCGAAAAGGCTTCGACCAAGAAGAAGATCATGATTCTCGGCGGTGGCCCGAACCGTATCGGTCAGGGAATTGAATTCGACTACTGCTGCGTTCACGCTTCTTTTGCTCTGCGCAAGGCTGGCTTTGAAACGGTCATGGTGAACTCGAATCCAGAAACGGTTTCGACGGACTACGATACGAGTGACAAGCTTTACTTTGAACCGCTCACACTCGAAGATGTGTTGAACGTTTACCGCCACGAAAAGTGCGACGGTGCAATCGTTCAGTTCGGCGGTCAGACTCCGCTAAACCTTGCCGATGATCTCGAAGCAAATGGCGTCCACATTATCGGTACGGCGCCTGCAATGATCGATGCTGCGGAAGATCGCAAGCTTTTCGGTGAAATCGTGAACAAGCTCGGTGTTTTGCAGCCGCCAGCCGGTATGGCTCAGACGGCGGACGAAGCGATTGCGATTGCCCACAAGATTGGATTCCCGGTTCTTGCCCGTCCGAGTTTCGTCCTCGGTGGCCGTGCCATGTGCATTGTCCACGACGAAGCGGGTCTTCGCAAGTACATGGAAGAAGAAGCTCTCGAAGTTTCTCCGGACCGTCCGATTTTGATCGATCACTTCTTGGAACAGGCGACGGAATGCGATGTCGACTGTATTTCTGATGGCGAAACGGCAGAAATCTGCGGTATCATGGAACATATCGAACTCGCGGGTATTCACTCTGGTGACTCCGCTTGCACGATTCCGCCCCCGACGCTTTCGAAAGAAATTCAGGAACGTCTCCGCGGTTATGCGATTGCATTTGCCAAGGAACTTCATGTCGTCGGTTTGATGAACGTCCAGTTCGCGGTTCACGGGAATGATATCTATGTAATCGAAGTGAATCCGCGCGCAAGCCGTACGGTTCCGTTCGTTTCGAAGGCGACGGGTATTCCGTTTGCAAAACTCGCTTCCTTGGTGATGGCGGGTAAGAAGCTCAAGGATCTCGGTTACACGCAGCTCTTTACGCCGAAGTATTACGCGGTGAAGGAGGCTGTGTTCCCCTTTGCCCGATTCCCGGGTGTGGATGTGATTCTTTCTCCGGAAATGAAGTCCACGGGTGAAGTCATGGGTCTTGATTTCCGTCATTCGATGGCTTACATCAAGAGCCAAGTCGGAGCAGGAAACTTTGTTCCGATGCAGGGAAACATCTTCCTCAGCGTCAAGGACGAAGACCAGGAAACGGTGGTGCCGTTTGCACAGCGCCTCGTGAAACTCGGATTTGAAATTTACTCGACCCGTGGAACGAGTACCGTTCTTCGCAATCACGGCATTAAGACGCACGGCGTGTTCCGCATTTCGGACGGTCGCCCGAACGTTCTTGACTTGATCGATGAAAAGGATCTCGCATGGATCGTGAACACGCCGACTCCGGGCGCAAAGGCTGCTAAGGATGAAGCGAAGATCCGCTCCACCTGCATTCTCCGCGGCATTCCTATCACCACGACCATCGATGCTCTGGAAGCGACTATTGAAGGTTTGGAAGATATGAAGGGCGGATTCGGTGACGGCAAGTTCCGCGTGGAAGTTTGCTCCATTCAGGAATATCAGCGCCACGCTCCCAAGGTGAACGTTTAAGAAGGACCGCAACAATGACATTACAAGAAAAATGGAAACTCCAACGTGAACGCAAAGCGTTTCTCGCTTTGGCTGACGGTAGCGTCTTTTACGGTTACTCGATGGGCGCACCTGTAGACTCCTTTGGTGAAGTTGTGTTCAACACTTCGCTTTCGGGCTATCAAGAAATCCTTTCCGACCCGTCGTACGCGGGTCAGTTTGTGACCCTCACCGAAACCGAAATTGGTAACGTCGGAGTGAACGAAACGGACATGGAAAGTCCAAAATTCCAGGCGGGAGGCTTGCTCGTTCAGCAGATCAATCCGTCGTCGAACTGGCGCTCGGAAGAAGAATTGACGGATGCTCTCAAGCGTTACGGTATTCCGGCTCTCGCTGGAATCGATACGCGTGCTCTGACGCTTCTTTTGCGTGAAAAAGGTACGGTCAAGGGCTTTATCTGTACTTCGGGAAGTGTGACTCCGGATGAAGGCGTTGCCAAGGCGAAAGCTTGGGCTGGCCTCGATGGCGTCGATATGGTGGAAACCGTCACGTGCAAAGAAAAGTACGTATTTTCGGAT
Coding sequences within it:
- a CDS encoding NADP-dependent malic enzyme codes for the protein MSNLKEQALAYHANGKPGKIEVIPTKPHSTQTDLGLAYTPGVAEPCREIEKDNNKAYDYTAKGNLVAVISNGTAVLGLGDIGAVAGKPVMEGKGLLFKIYAGVDVFDIEVNEKDPKKFCDIVKGIAPTFGGINLEDIKAPECFEIEETLKKELNIPVMHDDQHGTAIISSAALINALDVAGKKIDEIHAVVNGAGAAAIACTNLYVSLGIKRENIVMLDSKGVIRKDREKLTPQKAVYATDRDIHTLEEAMKGADLFLGLSKPNILTKEMLQSMAKNPIVFALANPVPEVSYDVAISSREDIIFATGRSDYPNQVNNVIGFPYIFRGALDVRATEINEHMKHAAVRAIAELARKPVPEVVNIAYNSERFSYGRNYLIPKPLDPRLLTDVSIAVAKAAVESGVAHKPITDWNAYYDKLRDMMGYDNKLMRGFTDMAKSAPKRLVFTDGENIKSIKAAVQTLTEGVAKPILLGNAEVIKDLFEQESLSMDGITIINPRSAEENDRRHKFAQIYCEENGRKGVTLPQAYDEMFRRDRFGMMLLKTGAADAVLVGNHSNMADSIETAKKVIGIRKDYNHFGALHIVSTKKGVYFLADTLVNSDANADTLVDIAKLTHDAVKFFAFDPVMAMLSYSNFGSDPKTTGCAETVRQAVKKLHEQYPEFVVDGEMQVNLAIDDKHRDRKYPFTKLFGKTVNTLIFPSLSAASTTCHMLLEMGVTENIGPVQMGLNKPVHFVEGDSSIHDIFKLAVIAVVDAIAQEKKEQSANAH
- a CDS encoding pyridoxamine kinase encodes the protein MKYPYKRILTIQDVSCVGQCSLTVALPIISACGIETSVLPSAVLSTHTGGFQGFTFRDLTDDIPKILEHWKRESIQFDAFYTGYLGTPKQIAYVCDVLHSVRKPDSVNIIDPAMADNGKLYVGFDNSIVEAMKVLISDADYALPNITEAAMLTGNEYRKTYDEAYIQKLSEDLVRLGAKTVVLTGVSYTDETTGVSVFTDGKVSYYAHRKISKGSHGTGDVFASTFVGALLRGKTPFESAKIAAEFTVKCIENTIDDPNHWYGVKFETALPELVSALNA
- a CDS encoding alpha/beta hydrolase; the protein is MSLFALAAFAGGGLCACNSNVQDAEAKAVVNSIEFAETDPLLGEPFKVYPLQGKYRATLIQYPSDSSRTYKGIVLYVHGYNDYYFNRELAQKADSAGYGFFAIDLHFYGRSLRSDDEPFRAREIQEYFPEIDSALVMAQRLSRTLMTSSDPSKTLLPEYLIGHSTGGLIVSLYADSRRHGQDFAAIVLNSPFLEMNLQWFARNVLVPVASAIGSMIPDFPVNDLPNPNYSYSLRKGYRGEWEYDTRLKPPVSPMKDLGWIRAIHRAHTQVQKGLNLETPILLMHSDCSTRDKDWTEEYMHCDGVLDVDNMKKYGRQLGPRVTLDEIQGGLHDLYLSAKEAREKAYRKTFEFFDKHSSL
- a CDS encoding GGDEF domain-containing protein gives rise to the protein MKWKLYILWLIFFFAGVIFVYVLPADSLSPSLRYLFLGIWGAVVTALFNTITYKLSNRSKEDPFDVLAKKVPETQFVPVVGGKEQMADSSLPAYRKEEDETEIHAQAAKPQIVAPDFPDESWIDFTHELLHNRPFPEVVRMLNDLLPKIFKNASGVLYMYSNNQSELHQIFAFGPNIISDPVISRSECASYDSAKIVVADYSDPQHVSGCIHLHHRPQGYSFCAPIEGLEEHFGVLTLQVDTLPQGETTDTWKTKISMVATAFGLFVANQNLQLRFNSQSLRDQLTGLVNKRYMEEALTRAVSEARRHGTPIGMIMISSDNLETLKTSHGAHAAEQMLWELAQRLPRYIRTEDIPSRYADNTLCVLLPGADKVRTQQRAEKIRHEIENLQVAYGNLILQTTLSLGVAIYPDNAKSASELVSAAEQAMQQAEALGKNQVCLAQTTPPGN
- the carB gene encoding carbamoyl-phosphate synthase large subunit, whose translation is MPKREDLKKIMLIGSGPIVIGQACEFDYSGVQACKSLKAEGYEVVLVNSNPATIMTDPDFADRTYIEPLTAQALTEIIRRERPDALLPTLGGQTALNLAMKLHKKGILSRYNVEMIGARPDVINKAEDRELFKEAMERIGLDMPRSISANTLEEAIAARNSLDCWPVVIRPGFTLGGTGGGIAHNEEEFETIVQRGLYYSPTSEVLIEESIEGWKEFELEVMRDHKDNCVIVCSIENLDPMGVHTGDSITVAPALTLTDREYQKLRDASISVMREIGIDTGGSNVQFALNPKNGRIVVIEMNPRVSRSSALASKATGFPIAKFAAKLAVGYTLDEILNDITKVTPACFEPSIDYIVTKVPRFAFEKFNGADTTLGTQMKSVGEVMAIGRTFKQSFQKAMRSLETGRAGYGADGKDAHFEEVSDEVLAQELKRPSTNRIFFVRAAFRRGWSVDKIHEINKIDKWFLRELEEIAMFEDEIRSAKTLEELAKDPALFLQAKELGFSDRQIAWILGSKELEVRKAREKIGVVPSFAQVDTCAAEFQSYTPYLYSTYRHGDNRFENPTEGQLGDGTGLRPGEKASTKKKIMILGGGPNRIGQGIEFDYCCVHASFALRKAGFETVMVNSNPETVSTDYDTSDKLYFEPLTLEDVLNVYRHEKCDGAIVQFGGQTPLNLADDLEANGVHIIGTAPAMIDAAEDRKLFGEIVNKLGVLQPPAGMAQTADEAIAIAHKIGFPVLARPSFVLGGRAMCIVHDEAGLRKYMEEEALEVSPDRPILIDHFLEQATECDVDCISDGETAEICGIMEHIELAGIHSGDSACTIPPPTLSKEIQERLRGYAIAFAKELHVVGLMNVQFAVHGNDIYVIEVNPRASRTVPFVSKATGIPFAKLASLVMAGKKLKDLGYTQLFTPKYYAVKEAVFPFARFPGVDVILSPEMKSTGEVMGLDFRHSMAYIKSQVGAGNFVPMQGNIFLSVKDEDQETVVPFAQRLVKLGFEIYSTRGTSTVLRNHGIKTHGVFRISDGRPNVLDLIDEKDLAWIVNTPTPGAKAAKDEAKIRSTCILRGIPITTTIDALEATIEGLEDMKGGFGDGKFRVEVCSIQEYQRHAPKVNV